The following are from one region of the Carassius auratus strain Wakin chromosome 13, ASM336829v1, whole genome shotgun sequence genome:
- the LOC113112328 gene encoding NAD-dependent protein deacetylase sirtuin-1-like, whose protein sequence is MADGENQRADTADAEPLPKRPRPLDPPGDPEHSAAVGTEPMEAEPAPRTESHQASLNNNNHQRRTETEPEPQLSDHPNGFTSPDLLHHDDDDDDDDCSSRASSSDWTPQPQIGSYRFIQQHIMRGTDPRAILKDLLPETVLPADLDDMTLWQIIINISEPPKRKKRKDVNTLEDVVRLLTERKKILVLTGAGVSVSCGIPDFRSRDGIYARLAVDFPDLPDPQAMFDIDYFRRDPRPFFKFAKEIYPGQFQPSPCHRFISMLDKEGRLLRNYTQNIDTLEQVAGIQKIIQCHGSFATASCLVCKHKVDCEAIREDIFNQVVPHCPRCPADVPYAIMKPDIVFFGENLPEFFHRAMKQDKDEVDLLIVIGSSLKVRPVALIPSSIPHDVPQVLINREPLPHLNFDVELLGDCDVIVNELCHRLGGDFEQLCYNSSRLSEITEKPAAESPSTDPQGPEDHARPVSGASEDVPNTECQDSLSPKKEEEPETASSPAARRTSPHPEPAPETNTDPKEHSPKTASPSPERRVACDPTEALDTTDDVKEEETADPHHAEVRRRCWRSRICQSPISKRLGASQYLFQAPNRYIFHGAEVYSSSEDETSSSCDSDSDGSRCSADALENEDSDGEEDKDTDGQAETVQDHEHKRLQTDCTAETDPPSTQ, encoded by the exons atggcgGACGGCGAGAATCAACGGGCCGACACCGCCGACGCCGAGCCGCTTCCGAAGAGACCGAGACCCCTGGATCCGCCCGGTGACCCGGAGCACAGCGCGGCTGTCGGAACCGAGCCGATGGAGGCGGAACCGGCGCCGAGGACCGAGTCCCATCAGGCCTCACTGAACAACAACAACCATCAACGCCGCACCGAGACCGAGCCTGAGCCGCAGCTCTCCG ACCATCCCAATGGTTTCACATCACCTGATCTTCTtcatcatgatgatgatgatgatgatgacgactgCTCGTCTCGTGCCAGCTCCAGTGACTGGACGCCTCAGCCACAGATCG GCTCGTATCGGTTCATTCAGCAGCACATCATGAGAGGAACCGACCCGAGGGCCATTCTGAAAGACCTGCTCCCCGAAACGGTTCTCCCGGCGGATCTGGACGACATGACGCTGTGGCAGATCATCATCAACATCTCAGAACCGCCCAAAAGAAAGAAACGCAAAGACGTCAACACGCTGGAGGACGTGGTGCGGCTCCTGACGGAGAGGAAGAAGATTCTGGTGCTCACGGGTGCCGGG GTGTCTGTTTCCTGCGGGATTCCTGACTTTCGGTCTCGAGACGGTATATACGCTCGACTCGCTGTGGACTTTCCTGACCTCCCTGATCCTCAGGCCATGTTCGACATAGACTACTTTAGAAGAGATCCAAGGCCTTTTTTCAAATTCGCCAAG GAAATCTACCCGGGACAGTTCCAGCCGTCTCCATGTCACAGGTTCATCTCGATGCTGGATAAGGAGGGAAGGTTATTAAGGAACTACACTCAGAATATCGACACGCTGGAGCAGGTGGCTGGGATCCAGAAGATCATTCAGTGTCATG GTTCTTTTGCGACTGCTTCCTGTCTTGTCTGTAAACATAAGGTTGACTGTGAGGCCATAAGGGAGGATATATTCAACCAG GTTGTTCCTCACTGTCCGAGGTGTCCGGCGGATGTCCCGTATGCCATTATGAAACCAGACATTGTCTTCTTTGGTGAGAACCTTCCGGAGTTTTTCCACAGAGCCATGAAGCAGGATAAAGATGAAGTGGATCTTCTCATCGTGATCGGCTCCTCGCTGAAAGTGCGGCCGGTGGCTCTCATTCCCA GCTCTATTCCTCATGACGTGCCTCAAGTCCTGATCAACCGCGAGCCGCTGCCGCATCTGAACTTCGACGTGGAGCTGCTCGGAGACTGTGACGTCATCGTGAACGAACTCTGCCATCGTCTGGGGGGCGACTTCGAGCAGCTGTGCTACAACTCGTCCCGTCTCAGCGAGATCACAGAGAAACCGGCCGCTGAGAGCCCATCCACAGACCCCCAGGGGCCTGAAGATCACGCTCGGCCCGTCTCAGGAGCGTCAGAGGACGTCCCAAACACTGAATGTCAGGATTCACTGTCTCCCAAGAAAGAGGAGGAACCGGAAACAGCATCTTCCCCAGCAGCACGAAGAACAAGCCCTCATCCAGAGCCGGCACCAGAAACTAACACAGACCCAAAAGAACATTCTCCGAAGACGGCGAGTCCCAGTCCGGAGAGGAGAGTAGCGTGTGACCCTACAGAAGCACTGGACACTACTGATGACGTGAAGGAGGAAGAAACGGCTGATCCTCACCATGCTGAAGTGCGGAGACGGTGCTGGAGAAGCCGAATCTGTCAGAGTCCAATTAGCAAACGACTCGGAG CCTCACAGTATTTATTCCAAGCACCGAACCGCTACATTTTCCACGGCGCCGAGGTCTACTCGAGTTCAGAGGACGAGACGTCCAGTTCCTGCGACAGTGACAGTGACGGCTCTCGCTGCAGCGCAGACGCTTTGGAGAATGAAGACAGTGACGGAGAAGAAGACAAAGACACAGACGGCCAGGCAGAGACAGTACAGGACCATGAACACAAACGCCTTCAAACAGACTGCACAGCAGAAACAGACCCACCATCCACACAATAA
- the LOC113112339 gene encoding dnaJ homolog subfamily C member 12-like, which translates to MESILSCRREDLEDYYGLLGCDELSTTEQIVTEFKVRALACHPDKHPENPRAVEDFQKLQEAKDVLTDEKKRKSYDLWLRSQIVIPFSEWQALSDSVKTSMHWASRSKKEPMLEAAEDPAEEKPSESSLPSTDHRFRWTGAAPSGLLHKFRNYEI; encoded by the exons ATGGAGTCGATCCTGAGCTGCAGACGGGAGGATCTGGAAGATTATTACGGGCTTCTCGGCTGCGATGAACTCTCAACG ACTGAACAGATCGTGACTGAGTTTAAAGTGCGAGCTCTGGCCTGTCATCCTGACAAACACCCAGAGAACCCCAGAGCAG TGGAGGACTTCCAGAAGCTACAGGAAGCTAAAGATGTTCTCACAgatgagaagaaaagaaagagtTACGATCTCTGGCTCAGAAGTCAGATTGTAATCCCGTTCAGCGAGTGGCAAGCGCTCAGTGACTCCGTTAAAACA TCAATGCATTGGGCTTCGAGGAGCAAGAAAGAGCCGATGCTTGAGGCTGCAGAAGATCCAGCGGAGGAGAAACCGTCTGAATCCTCGCTGCCATCCA CGGATCATCGGTTTCGCTGGACTGGTGCAGCTCCTTCAGGCCTTTTACACAAGTTCAGGAACTATGAAATATAA
- the LOC113112343 gene encoding cytochrome c oxidase subunit 5B, mitochondrial — translation MASKLLLRACRLTLMGKQHILMKTPQRAMASKGIPTDEEQAAGLERRILQAMKKGQDPYSIFKPKEYTGTRDDPHIVPSINNKRLVGCLCEEDNTAVVWFWLHEGNPQRCPSCGSHYKLVHHELPH, via the exons ATGGCAAGTAAACTCCTTCTGAGAGCATGTCGGCTGACTCTGATGggaaaacaacacattttaatgaaaacacCTCAGCGTGCGATGGCCAGTAAAG gTATTCCTACAGATGAAGAGCAGGCAGCGGGGCTGGAGAGACGCATCCTGCAGGCCATGAAGAAAGGCCAG GATCCTTACAGCATATTCAAGCCGAAGGAATACACTGGAACCAGAGACGACCCTCATATTGTTCCCAGCATCAACAACAAACGGCTGGTCGGCTGCCTCt GTGAGGAGGACAACACTGCGGTCGTTTGGTTCTGGCTTCATGAAGGAAACCCTCAGCGCTGTCCGTCCTGCGGCTCACACTACAAACTGGTCCATCACGAGCTGCCCCACTGa
- the LOC113112341 gene encoding cyclin-J-like: MHGEDCAVHAYTWEQLLPCVERLLLAHDSDVKEANKQKCPQPSAQPAQMMYPVQGPSVSLHQYMQRPNTQYMQQSCQPLVVSSQGPATYLTHTASMQVSTAPVHGLTQTQSMDAKVNIPGRAYQMNPLYPCAAPCFDR, translated from the exons ATGCATGGAGAAGACTGTGCAGTACATGCGTACACCTGGGAGCAGCTGCTGCCCTGCGTGGAGAGACTTCTACT TGCTCATGACAGTGACGTAAaggaagcaaacaaacagaaatgcCCACAGCCGAGTGCTCAGCCTGCACAGATGATGTATCCCGTCCAGGGACCGAGCGTGTCCTTGCATCAGTACATGCAGCGGCCGAACACACAATACATGCAGCAGAGCTGCCAGCCGCTGGTAGTGTCCTCTCAAGGTCCTGCGACATATCTGACACATACGGCCTCAATGCAGGTCTCCACGGCACCTGTGCATgggctcacacagacacagagcatGGATGCTAAGGTCAACATACCAGGCAGAGCTTACCAGATGAACCCGCTGTACCCCTGCGCTGCTCCCTGCTTCGACAGGTGA